A stretch of Channa argus isolate prfri chromosome 16, Channa argus male v1.0, whole genome shotgun sequence DNA encodes these proteins:
- the LOC137101079 gene encoding uncharacterized protein → MISFLFFCCLSGVGLGVVVRQFPPEFITNPGQKVQIFCSHDKTDYRVMYWYQRSPGDTAMKLIGYLNYKTDTMEPTYGDNFSISGDLGGDAAKNVSLTIKVNGSGQGVCLGLEVRQSPSELISKPGDRVHIHCSHDKTDYRVMLWYQRSPGDTAMKLIGYLNFKAVTMEKPYEEDFSLAGDLSGSTAKNGSLIIKVKGTEHSAVYYCAAREAR, encoded by the exons ATGATcagttttctcttcttctgttgtCTGTCAG GTGTTGGTCTTGGTGTTGTTGTTCGACAGTTTCCCCCTGAGTTCATCACAAATCCTGGACAAAAAGTCCAGATTTTCTGCAGCCATGATAAAACTGACTACAGAGTGATGTACTGGTACCAGCGCTCACCCGGAGACACGGCTATGAAATTAATCGGATACTTGAACTACAAAACTGACACGATGGAGCCAACATACGGAGATAATTTCAGCATCTCTGGAGATTTGGGAGGAGACGCAGCAAAGAACGTCTCTTTGACCATCAAGGTCAACGGATCTGGACAAG GTGTTTGTCTGGGTCTCGAGGTCCGACAGTCTCCCTCTGAGCTCATCAGTAAACCTGGTGACAGAGTGCACATACACTGCAGCCATGATAAAACTGACTACAGAGTGATGCTCTGGTACCAGCGCTCGCCTGGAGACACAGCTATGAAACTCATTGGATATTTGAACTTCAAAGCTGTCACAATGGAAAAGCCATATGAAGAGGATTTTAGTCTCGCTGGAGATTTGAGCGGGAGTACAGCAAAGAATGGTTCTCTAATTATTAAAGTTAAAGGCACAGAGCACAGTGCCGTTTATTACTGTGCAGCCCGAGAAGCACGCTGA